In Pseudomonas oryzihabitans, the DNA window ATCCTAAGCCAAGCTCAACTGGATGCTCTGCCTGCTGCAGACAAGATCGTGATCGCCGCGCGTAACGAAGGTGGCGTTCGTATATCGGAACAGCACTGGTGGCATTTGAAAGGGCTATTGGCAGATGCCGAAGGAAACCCTATTGATGGGTGGCTTTGTGAGCAGGAATTTATTACTAGCCGGCATAGTTCGTGGGAGTGGGTAGATTACCTGACTGCAGAAGAAAAAGTTCCTCCTCTTTCAGCACTGGCCTATCATTTCGACGCTAAGAATTTTTTGAACCCTGAAGAAAAACACTCTTATAAGGAAAATATAAGTCAGGCTCAAAATAGTGAAGTTCGAGTTCTTCTCTATAGAATACTCAAGCTAGATCATAGTCGAAAGCTAACCAATAGAGAAATAGAAAGTGGACTTCGGAAATCTTGGCAAGCAAGTGCTATCAAGAAGATCTCGGCGCATAGCGAAAGCGAATGGGCTTGGACAGATGAAAAATGGACTAGCCTAGACGCTTTAATGACTCATAACAGAAAACCCAACAGATGCTGGGAAGACGAAAAATTAAAAATAAAGCCTATGGCTTGGTTGACACAGCAAGTATGTAGCACGCTCTTGCTAGGAAGCTCCAAATTTTGGCACCTTGAATGCACCGAACTTATATCATGCAATAAATCCAACTTAAGCCTGATAGATAAAGATCGCTTTTTAAAACTATACAAGAAAGAGCATGATAACTTTTCTCCACAGGTTCAAAACACACTAAACGAAAAGTCGCTTGAAAATCTTTCCGAACTTATCGAAAGCCTTAACAATCACTACAGATCCACACAACAAAAATCAAACATCTACGAAGTAGCATACATGCTAGCCACCGCTAGGCACGAAACCTACCACTATTTATCGCGAGAGTTTTTTAGCAAAAAACCAGAAATTGGGAACCTGTCATACTTCGATAAATATGATCCTATTTTAGCGAATACGGTACAGTTGAGAAGAAGAGCTATAGACAATGGCAACAAACAACAGGGCGATGGCTATAAATATAGAGGTAGAGGCTGCGTTCATCTCACTTGGAAAAATAACTACGCCAAGGCTTCCGAAAAATTCAAAATCGATTTCGTTTCTAATCCTGACTTGGCTGCAGAATTTAGGTATTCAGTACCTATAATGATCTGGGGAATGACGGACGGCATCTTCACTGGGAAAAAGCTTAAAGACTATATAAATTCTGAAAATATCGATTTCGAAGGGGCAAGGAAGATAATCAATGGAGCTGATCAGAAAGCCTTGATTGCCAAATATGCCAGAAAGTTTCTTGATATCCTAAATTCAACATCACGACTACCAAAGGAGTTTTAGCTTTGTCCTTCAAAACTGTAGCAATTCTTTTTAGCGTTATGCTATTGAACTTCACCGCTTACGCAAATGAATTAGAGGCAAAAAAGATCGACCAAAGAGACATAATATTTAAATCAAGAGACAAAACTCTAAGGTACAGAAATATTATCGGATATAAAGATGGCTCTTTTAGAGATTTAATAAAAATTAATTCAACACCTTCACTTTACTCATCAGCTGATGGCGAAAACTATTATACATTAAAGGCGGAGGGTAACGAAATAAAGGTTGACTGCCTATATTCTGATGTCAGAAATCCCTTTAATGGAATACGAATTCGTAAAGGAATCTGCGGACTGAACCAAAATCTAAATTCCGAATATACCGATTCAGCCTTCAACTTAACTGATAAATGGCAAAGCGAAACTTCTAACATAGATACCAGCCTCCTTATTGAACGCGGGGAGCCTGTTGAAGTTCTAGTGAGCGAAAATTCGGAAATAAAAATTAGTCAACGCTATTCAGAGCTATCAGATCTAGAAAACTCCACACCAGATGCTATAGTCGAAGTCTCCAACAGCTGCTTTAACCTCGGGAAAAGAAGATTATATGTAGTCAGCCACAAGCTTTCTCACGAATTGGAAGCTGTATTCATCGAGCCTCACGGTGAAGAATTTACGATCCGAAACTTAGCAGACGAAATAAAAAACATAAAAACGTCATCCTGCTCTAAGCGATAAGATCTAGAGCAAAGCGCTTATTTTTTGATTAATGCTTTTACACGCATTTCTAACAACCCCGGAAACCTCGTATACCACGTCTGATTCAACGGCGAAGGATGCGGCAGTGGATAGAGGGTCAGTGTCTTGCACACGCCCTCCTCCGTTTCCAGGGTGACCTCGATGCTGCTTTCGAAGCGGTCTTCGCTTTTCCAGAAGGCCTCCAGGCGAGTGCGCTCTTCCTTGGATTGGCCGATGCCGAACCAGAGGAAGGCTTCACGGCCAAAGGTGATGAGCTGGGTACCGTGCCAGTGTTCCACCAGCAGGCGGCGCATCAGGGGGTGGAAGGTCTTTTTTATCCGTTCCGACCAGGCTTTGTTGCCCAGGGGTTTGTAGGGCACGGTGTTAGCCCAGAAGAACTGCTGGCTCAGGCTGCGGCTGGCCTCGAAATCGGCCGGGGGATGGCCGTACAGGTGTTTGTAGAGGATCTTGCGGGCGATCTGGCCG includes these proteins:
- a CDS encoding uracil-DNA glycosylase family protein, translating into MPLSSAEREAFRQLAADLPGVDLPIYEQFAKDPLDPIIGLGDPEAPLGFFGRDPGREEVKYGEPFIGSGGQIARKILYKHLYGHPPADFEASRSLSQQFFWANTVPYKPLGNKAWSERIKKTFHPLMRRLLVEHWHGTQLITFGREAFLWFGIGQSKEERTRLEAFWKSEDRFESSIEVTLETEEGVCKTLTLYPLPHPSPLNQTWYTRFPGLLEMRVKALIKK